One genomic window of Actinoalloteichus hoggarensis includes the following:
- a CDS encoding 2-hydroxyacid dehydrogenase encodes MTTSAPRTVLQVSPLLPSLTEALAAHHHTVVLAEQPDPAAYLAQHGDEVVAAVTTARVGVDHALMDALPRLGAIVHFGVGYDTTDVVRARARGIDVSNTPDVLTDCVADLAVGATIDVMRGLSSADRFLRRGDWTHGPFPLTSKVSGKRIGILGLGRIGQAVARRLTGFDVELSYHSRRPVPELPYRHVDSAVTLAEQSDVLIVTASGGAGTKGLVSSEVIAALGPTGYLVNVARGSVVDEPALVDALVSGRLAGAALDVFVDEPNVPAELTSLDTVVLLPHIASGTVETREAMGALAFRNLDRFMTDGTLLTPVPRD; translated from the coding sequence ATGACCACCTCCGCACCCCGCACGGTCCTCCAGGTCAGCCCGTTGCTGCCCTCGCTCACCGAGGCCCTGGCCGCCCACCACCACACCGTCGTGCTCGCCGAACAGCCCGACCCCGCCGCCTACCTCGCCCAGCACGGTGACGAGGTCGTCGCGGCCGTCACCACCGCGCGCGTCGGGGTCGACCACGCCCTGATGGACGCCCTGCCCCGACTCGGAGCGATCGTCCACTTCGGAGTCGGCTACGACACCACCGACGTCGTCCGGGCCAGGGCACGGGGCATCGACGTCTCCAACACCCCCGACGTGCTCACCGACTGCGTGGCCGACCTCGCCGTCGGCGCCACGATCGACGTGATGCGCGGGCTCTCCTCGGCCGACCGCTTCCTGCGGCGCGGCGACTGGACACACGGCCCGTTCCCGCTCACCAGCAAGGTCAGCGGCAAGCGGATCGGCATCCTGGGACTCGGCCGGATCGGGCAGGCCGTCGCCCGGCGGCTGACGGGCTTCGACGTCGAGCTGAGCTACCACTCGCGTCGCCCCGTCCCGGAACTGCCGTACCGACACGTCGACTCCGCCGTCACGCTCGCCGAACAGTCCGACGTCCTCATCGTCACGGCCTCGGGCGGAGCGGGCACGAAGGGCCTGGTGTCGTCGGAGGTCATCGCCGCCCTCGGGCCGACCGGATACCTGGTCAACGTGGCCCGAGGCAGCGTCGTCGACGAGCCCGCGCTCGTCGACGCGCTGGTGTCGGGCCGCCTCGCGGGCGCGGCGCTGGACGTCTTCGTCGACGAGCCGAACGTGCCTGCCGAACTGACGTCGCTGGACACGGTGGTGCTGCTGCCGCACATCGCCAGCGGCACCGTCGAGACCCGCGAGGCGATGGGCGCCCTGGCCTTCCGCAATCTCGACCGGTTCATGACCGACGGCACGCTGCTGACCCCGGTGCCGCGCGACTGA
- a CDS encoding aldehyde dehydrogenase (NADP(+)): MTATKPAARIPALTGAMLIGAQDVHGEHGEVRGVDPRTGQALEPAYGLGGTPEVERATRLAQQAFPVYRATTPEARAAFLDSAAGNIEALGDVLVGRVVAESGIPEARVRGELARTTNQLRLFAATVRAGDWLGARLDTPDPTRAPLPKPDLRQRKIPLGPVAVFAASNFPLAFSVAGGDTASALAAGAPVVVKAHSSHPGTSELVGRAVRAAVAEHGLPEGTFSLLFGAGRELGTALVQDPRIAAVGFTGSRSGGLALVEAAARRAVPIPVYAEMSSVNPVVLLPGALAEKGVALGAEYIASVTTGAGQLCTSPGLVFAVDADAAATDSFLAAATAAVRQAPAAAMLTAGIARAYREGVDRLSARPGVTAAAEGGTDESIDACGRVGLYVTDGATFLADESLRDEIFGATSLVVRVRDLDQLREILDGLEGQLTATVHAAESDHPAAATLLPTLELLAGRVLFGGWPTGVEVGHAVVHGGPFPATSAPATTSVGTRAIERFLRPVSYQNVPDALLPSELRADNPLGIRRRVDGEPGRI, from the coding sequence ATGACCGCTACCAAGCCCGCGGCCCGGATTCCGGCCCTCACCGGCGCGATGCTGATCGGCGCCCAGGACGTGCACGGCGAGCACGGCGAGGTGCGGGGCGTCGACCCGCGCACCGGCCAGGCCCTGGAACCCGCCTACGGCCTGGGCGGGACGCCGGAGGTGGAGCGCGCCACCCGGCTGGCGCAGCAGGCGTTCCCGGTCTACCGCGCGACCACGCCCGAGGCGCGGGCGGCCTTCCTGGACAGCGCCGCGGGCAACATCGAGGCCCTCGGCGACGTGCTCGTCGGACGGGTCGTCGCCGAGAGCGGCATCCCGGAGGCGCGGGTGCGCGGCGAACTCGCCCGTACCACCAACCAGCTGCGCCTGTTCGCCGCCACCGTACGGGCGGGCGACTGGCTCGGCGCCCGGCTGGACACCCCCGACCCGACCCGCGCGCCGCTGCCCAAGCCGGACCTGCGCCAGCGCAAGATCCCGCTCGGCCCGGTCGCGGTGTTCGCCGCGAGCAACTTCCCGCTGGCCTTCTCCGTCGCGGGCGGCGACACCGCCTCGGCGCTGGCAGCGGGCGCCCCGGTCGTGGTGAAGGCCCACAGCAGCCACCCCGGTACCTCCGAGCTGGTCGGCCGCGCGGTGCGTGCGGCGGTGGCGGAGCACGGCCTGCCCGAGGGCACCTTCTCACTGCTCTTCGGCGCGGGCCGCGAACTCGGCACCGCCCTGGTCCAGGATCCGAGGATCGCGGCGGTCGGCTTCACCGGCTCCCGTTCCGGCGGCCTGGCACTCGTCGAGGCCGCCGCCCGACGAGCGGTGCCCATCCCGGTCTACGCGGAGATGTCCAGCGTCAATCCCGTCGTGCTGCTGCCGGGCGCGCTGGCCGAGAAGGGCGTCGCGCTCGGCGCCGAGTACATCGCCTCGGTGACCACCGGAGCGGGCCAGCTCTGCACCAGCCCGGGCCTGGTGTTCGCCGTGGACGCCGATGCGGCGGCGACGGACTCCTTCCTGGCGGCGGCGACGGCCGCGGTCCGGCAGGCGCCCGCCGCGGCGATGCTCACCGCCGGGATCGCCCGTGCCTACCGGGAGGGCGTCGACCGGCTGTCGGCCCGGCCCGGCGTCACCGCAGCGGCCGAGGGCGGAACCGACGAGTCGATCGACGCCTGCGGACGGGTGGGCCTCTACGTCACCGACGGGGCGACCTTCCTCGCCGACGAGTCCCTGCGTGACGAGATCTTCGGCGCCACCTCGCTGGTCGTCCGGGTGCGCGATCTCGACCAGCTCCGCGAGATCCTCGACGGACTGGAGGGCCAGCTGACCGCCACCGTGCACGCGGCGGAGTCGGATCACCCGGCGGCGGCCACGCTGTTGCCGACCCTGGAGCTGCTCGCGGGCCGCGTGCTGTTCGGCGGCTGGCCGACCGGCGTCGAGGTCGGCCACGCGGTCGTGCACGGCGGGCCGTTCCCGGCGACCTCCGCGCCGGCCACCACCTCGGTCGGCACCAGGGCGATCGAGCGGTTCCTGCGCCCGGTCAGCTACCAGAACGTGCCCGACGCCCTGCTGCCCTCGGAGCTGCGGGCCGACAATCCGCTGGGCATCCGGCGCCGCGTCGACGGCGAGCCCGGCCGGATCTGA
- a CDS encoding ATP-binding cassette domain-containing protein, with the protein MRLLEVRGLTVRRRDGTELIAGVDLDLAAGERLGIVGESGSGKSLTALAVAGLLPEGMTVSGSVRLDGVELLGLPEREMTRVRGAGVAMVFQEPLTALDPLMRVGRQIAGPLRGHRGLGRREAEAEAVELCRRVRLPDPAESARAYPHQLSGGQRQRVALAVALACRPRLLIADEPTTALDVTVQAEILELITESVASEGAGLLFISHDLPVIASVGDRIAVMRDGAVVEQGEVEPVLAAPRHPYTRELLTSAVAAGRLPGDPGWEAG; encoded by the coding sequence ATGAGGCTGCTCGAGGTGCGGGGGCTGACGGTGCGGCGGCGCGACGGGACGGAGCTGATCGCGGGCGTCGATCTGGATCTCGCCGCAGGCGAGCGGCTCGGGATCGTCGGCGAGTCCGGCTCCGGCAAGTCGCTGACCGCGCTGGCCGTGGCCGGTCTGCTGCCCGAGGGGATGACCGTCTCCGGTTCGGTTCGGCTGGACGGCGTCGAGCTGCTGGGGCTGCCGGAGCGGGAGATGACGCGGGTGCGGGGAGCCGGGGTGGCGATGGTCTTCCAGGAGCCGCTGACCGCGTTGGACCCGCTGATGCGGGTGGGCAGGCAGATCGCGGGTCCGCTGCGCGGACATCGGGGCCTCGGCAGGAGGGAGGCCGAGGCCGAGGCGGTGGAGCTGTGCCGCCGCGTGCGGCTGCCGGACCCGGCCGAGTCGGCGCGCGCGTATCCGCATCAGCTCTCCGGCGGACAGCGTCAGCGGGTGGCGCTCGCCGTGGCCCTGGCATGTCGTCCTCGGCTGCTCATCGCCGACGAGCCGACCACGGCACTCGACGTCACCGTGCAGGCCGAGATACTGGAGCTGATCACCGAGTCGGTGGCGAGCGAGGGCGCCGGGCTCCTGTTCATCAGTCATGACCTGCCCGTGATCGCCTCGGTCGGCGATCGGATCGCCGTGATGCGTGACGGGGCCGTCGTGGAACAGGGTGAGGTCGAGCCGGTCCTCGCGGCCCCGAGGCACCCTTACACGCGCGAGCTGCTGACTTCGGCGGTGGCGGCGGGCAGGCTGCCGGGAGATCCGGGATGGGAGGCAGGATGA
- a CDS encoding DUF1684 domain-containing protein yields MTETISDLDANRSWQDWRAGRRRSLTGPRGNLALVDTYWPETDSVFDELPGVWTVRDDRVWLTATADEEVRVADEPVAGETPVSHLDGAPSPWLDFPGGSATVVRRGDQLGIRRFDPQAAAIADFEDVDAFDFAPRWQLTGTFTRFAAATTVDYEKMLEDSPTPTNVPGELRFTVAGREYTTTPMLSGGLLLLVFADETTGVSTYQPGRFLRVALPDSAPGEAVPVRLDFNRAYLPPCAFSAHFNCPLPPPGHRLATAVTAGEQRVRLRTSQPG; encoded by the coding sequence ATGACGGAGACGATCAGCGACCTGGACGCCAACCGGTCCTGGCAGGACTGGCGCGCGGGACGTCGCCGGTCGCTCACGGGCCCGCGGGGAAACCTCGCGCTCGTGGACACCTACTGGCCCGAGACGGACTCCGTGTTCGATGAGCTGCCGGGCGTCTGGACGGTGCGGGACGATCGCGTCTGGCTCACCGCGACGGCCGACGAGGAGGTGCGCGTCGCCGACGAGCCCGTGGCAGGCGAGACTCCCGTCTCCCATCTCGACGGCGCTCCCTCGCCGTGGCTGGACTTCCCCGGCGGCAGCGCGACGGTGGTCCGTCGCGGCGATCAGCTCGGCATCCGCCGGTTCGATCCGCAGGCAGCGGCGATCGCGGACTTCGAGGACGTCGACGCCTTCGACTTCGCGCCCCGGTGGCAGCTCACCGGCACGTTCACCCGCTTCGCGGCGGCCACCACGGTGGACTACGAGAAGATGCTGGAGGACTCGCCCACTCCGACGAACGTGCCCGGCGAACTGCGGTTCACCGTGGCAGGCCGGGAGTACACCACCACGCCGATGCTCTCCGGCGGTCTGCTGCTGCTCGTGTTCGCCGACGAGACGACCGGGGTGAGCACCTACCAGCCCGGCCGCTTCCTTCGCGTCGCCCTGCCGGACTCGGCGCCGGGCGAGGCCGTGCCGGTGCGATTGGACTTCAACCGGGCATACCTGCCGCCGTGTGCGTTCTCCGCCCACTTCAACTGCCCGCTGCCGCCCCCGGGACACCGGCTGGCGACGGCGGTGACGGCGGGCGAGCAGCGGGTTCGGCTGCGGACGTCGCAGCCCGGCTGA
- the kdgD gene encoding 5-dehydro-4-deoxyglucarate dehydratase, translating into MTLFTPEDLRSVLGTGLLTFPVTHATPDFAFDEDGYREHVAWLGTFAASGVFAAGGTGEFFSLIPDEVARIVRAAVAATPDGRPVIAPAGYGTAQAVAMARDAEAAGAHGVFLLPPYLTELSQDGLVAHVKAVCEATSLGVVVYHRANAAFGYDAVRRLADECPNFIGFKDGIGDVDLMTRIYAGLGDRLLSIGGLPTAETYALPYLEMGVTTYSSAIFNFVPEFAVEFYDAVRARDAATVYRKLNEFVLPYLEIRNRRAGYAVSIVKAGLTAVGRGAGPVRPPLTDLTAAELDDLTALVTKVIKA; encoded by the coding sequence ATGACGCTGTTCACCCCAGAGGATCTGCGGTCCGTCCTCGGGACTGGCCTGCTGACCTTCCCGGTCACGCACGCGACACCTGACTTCGCCTTCGACGAGGACGGCTACCGCGAGCACGTGGCCTGGCTCGGCACCTTCGCCGCCTCGGGCGTCTTCGCCGCGGGCGGCACCGGCGAGTTCTTCTCCCTCATCCCCGACGAGGTGGCCCGAATCGTGCGCGCGGCCGTCGCGGCCACGCCCGACGGCAGGCCCGTGATCGCCCCGGCCGGCTACGGCACCGCCCAGGCCGTCGCGATGGCCCGCGACGCCGAGGCCGCGGGCGCGCACGGCGTGTTCCTGCTGCCGCCGTATCTGACGGAGCTGTCCCAGGACGGCCTCGTCGCCCACGTCAAGGCCGTCTGCGAGGCCACGTCGCTGGGCGTGGTGGTCTACCACCGCGCGAACGCGGCCTTCGGCTACGACGCGGTGCGCAGGCTCGCCGACGAGTGCCCCAACTTCATCGGCTTCAAGGACGGCATCGGCGACGTCGATCTGATGACGCGCATCTACGCGGGCCTCGGCGACCGCCTGCTGTCCATCGGCGGCCTGCCCACGGCGGAGACCTACGCCCTGCCGTACCTGGAGATGGGCGTCACCACCTACTCCTCGGCCATCTTCAACTTCGTGCCGGAGTTCGCCGTCGAGTTCTACGACGCGGTGCGGGCGCGGGACGCCGCGACGGTCTACCGCAAGCTCAACGAGTTCGTCCTGCCCTACCTCGAGATTCGCAACCGGCGCGCCGGCTACGCGGTCTCCATCGTCAAGGCGGGGCTCACCGCCGTCGGCCGCGGCGCGGGCCCGGTCCGACCGCCGTTGACGGACCTGACCGCCGCCGAACTCGACGACCTGACCGCACTCGTGACGAAGGTGATCAAGGCATGA
- a CDS encoding ABC transporter substrate-binding protein has translation MLVACAATTACTVANSDSTGDAGEAGDSLRIVLDQEPPTLEPCEASLTSTGVVTRSNISEPLIERDPTTGELEPLLATAWEQVSDTEWRMDVRDDVSFHDGAAFTAEDAAFSIDRAVNNSALACNVDGYVFGDQELGLEVVDDTTFTITTETPDPILPLRLSFIEVVPRTTSTEAKVREPVGTGPYAVAAWDTGVSITLHRHEDYWGEAPSFSRVRYVWRTESSVRAAMIATDEADLATGLNPEDATPENSLPYPNNETTALRLDGREAPLDDIRVRRAIDLAIDRHGIVDALFDGQALPAAQLVPEGVVGHNADLTVGEADPDTARALVEEAAADGVPVDREITLIARNGQFPKVAETAEALQYQLSQVGLSVRIQMADTAAHLEYQLRPFPEDVGPVALLIMHGNQAGDAGFTTSQYLLSDGPQSTFGTPELDERIAEADQAADDDRQDAFAGVFAEQNESLAQYAYLAHMQGLLGISPRVSYEPNSATGDELRLADVRPER, from the coding sequence ATGTTGGTCGCGTGTGCCGCCACGACCGCCTGCACCGTGGCCAACAGCGACAGCACGGGCGACGCGGGCGAGGCCGGGGACTCCCTGCGCATCGTCCTCGACCAGGAGCCGCCCACACTCGAGCCCTGCGAGGCGTCGTTGACGTCCACCGGCGTGGTCACGCGATCGAACATCAGCGAGCCGCTCATCGAACGCGATCCGACGACCGGTGAACTGGAACCGCTGCTGGCCACCGCGTGGGAACAGGTCTCCGACACGGAATGGCGGATGGACGTCCGCGACGACGTCTCCTTCCACGACGGCGCCGCCTTCACCGCCGAGGACGCCGCGTTCTCGATCGACCGGGCGGTCAACAACTCCGCGCTCGCGTGCAATGTGGACGGCTACGTCTTCGGCGATCAGGAGCTGGGCTTGGAGGTCGTCGACGACACGACCTTCACCATCACCACCGAGACGCCCGATCCGATCCTCCCCCTACGACTGAGCTTCATCGAGGTCGTCCCGCGCACCACCAGCACCGAGGCCAAGGTGCGGGAGCCGGTCGGCACGGGCCCGTACGCCGTCGCGGCCTGGGACACCGGCGTGTCCATCACCCTGCACCGCCACGAGGACTACTGGGGCGAGGCGCCGTCCTTCTCCCGAGTCCGCTACGTCTGGCGGACGGAGTCCAGCGTCCGCGCCGCGATGATCGCCACCGACGAGGCCGACCTCGCCACCGGGCTCAACCCCGAGGACGCCACGCCGGAGAACTCGCTGCCGTACCCGAACAACGAGACGACGGCGCTGCGGCTCGACGGGCGGGAGGCGCCGCTGGACGACATCCGGGTGCGGCGTGCGATCGACCTGGCCATCGACCGCCACGGCATCGTCGACGCGCTCTTCGACGGCCAGGCCCTGCCCGCCGCGCAGCTGGTCCCGGAAGGCGTGGTCGGCCACAACGCCGATCTCACCGTCGGCGAGGCCGATCCGGACACGGCCCGCGCACTGGTCGAGGAGGCCGCGGCCGACGGAGTCCCGGTCGATCGCGAGATCACGTTGATCGCTCGCAACGGCCAGTTCCCCAAGGTGGCCGAGACGGCCGAGGCCCTCCAGTACCAGCTGTCCCAGGTCGGCCTGTCGGTGCGCATCCAGATGGCCGACACCGCCGCCCATCTGGAGTATCAGCTCCGTCCCTTCCCCGAGGACGTCGGTCCCGTCGCACTGCTGATCATGCACGGCAACCAGGCTGGCGACGCCGGATTCACCACGAGCCAGTACCTGCTCTCCGACGGTCCACAGTCGACCTTCGGCACCCCGGAGCTGGACGAGCGGATCGCCGAGGCGGATCAGGCCGCCGACGACGACCGGCAGGACGCCTTCGCGGGGGTCTTCGCCGAACAGAACGAGTCTCTGGCGCAGTACGCCTACCTCGCGCACATGCAGGGGCTGCTGGGCATCTCCCCTCGGGTCTCCTACGAGCCGAACTCCGCCACCGGTGACGAGCTGCGGCTCGCCGACGTCCGGCCCGAGCGCTGA
- a CDS encoding carboxymuconolactone decarboxylase family protein, whose translation MNARLDLLGNAASAKALRHIRGAGQAVADSTLPATTEELVKIRISQINGCGFCTDMHTKEAAHAGETTQRLHLVAVWREATVFTDAERAALDLAEQGTRVADAHRGVTDEVWAKAAEYFDEDQLAALTLLIAFMNAVNRMNVIVQQPAGGYQLGQFG comes from the coding sequence ATGAACGCTCGCTTGGATCTCCTCGGCAACGCGGCCTCGGCCAAGGCCCTGCGGCACATCCGCGGGGCAGGCCAGGCCGTCGCCGACTCGACCCTGCCCGCCACGACGGAAGAGCTCGTGAAGATCCGCATCAGTCAGATCAACGGCTGCGGCTTCTGCACCGACATGCACACCAAGGAGGCCGCGCACGCGGGCGAGACCACCCAGCGACTTCACCTGGTCGCGGTCTGGCGGGAGGCGACCGTCTTCACCGACGCCGAGCGTGCCGCCCTCGACCTGGCGGAGCAGGGCACCCGCGTGGCCGACGCGCACCGCGGCGTCACGGACGAGGTCTGGGCCAAGGCCGCCGAGTACTTCGACGAAGACCAGCTCGCGGCCCTGACCCTGTTGATCGCCTTCATGAACGCGGTGAACCGGATGAACGTCATCGTCCAGCAGCCCGCAGGCGGCTATCAGCTCGGTCAGTTCGGCTGA
- a CDS encoding LysR family transcriptional regulator, which produces MAAPFTLDQLRGFVAVVEEAHFGRAAARLRMTQPPLSRQVQKLERSLGVELLVRTARAVIPTQAGEAFLTEARRILSLVEAAPLAAQHAAEGTTGVLRIGFTAVSAQTVLGSWIKTAAVHLPAVRLSLTEMVTKDQVEALLAGELSVGLARGVTPTDVLSVRRVHTESLILACPGDHPLTRLGRPPRLADVAEHAVIAYSPVEARYLHELIITVFRNAGVEPRYVQRVGQVQSLLALVDAGLGVALVPRSSSRLRLPNLAFTEIAGLAPDLVEAHCVWRTDHDDPALDALLRLTAP; this is translated from the coding sequence GTGGCCGCGCCGTTCACGTTGGATCAGCTTCGGGGCTTCGTCGCCGTGGTCGAGGAGGCTCATTTCGGCCGGGCCGCGGCACGACTGCGGATGACCCAGCCGCCGCTGAGCCGACAGGTGCAGAAGTTGGAGCGCTCACTCGGGGTGGAGCTGCTGGTCCGCACCGCGCGGGCCGTGATCCCCACGCAGGCGGGCGAGGCCTTCCTGACCGAGGCGCGTCGCATCCTGAGCCTGGTCGAGGCCGCGCCGCTGGCCGCCCAGCACGCCGCCGAGGGCACCACGGGTGTGCTGCGCATCGGGTTCACCGCCGTCTCCGCCCAGACGGTGCTCGGCAGCTGGATCAAGACGGCCGCCGTGCATCTGCCCGCCGTTCGGCTGTCCCTCACCGAGATGGTGACCAAGGACCAGGTCGAGGCGCTGCTCGCCGGGGAGCTGAGCGTCGGTCTCGCCAGGGGCGTGACGCCGACCGACGTGCTGAGCGTGCGGCGGGTGCACACCGAGAGCCTGATCCTGGCCTGCCCCGGCGATCATCCGCTGACCCGCCTGGGCCGTCCGCCCCGGCTCGCCGACGTCGCCGAGCACGCCGTCATCGCCTACAGCCCCGTCGAGGCACGCTACCTGCACGAACTCATCATCACGGTATTCCGCAACGCGGGTGTGGAGCCCCGTTATGTGCAGCGAGTCGGTCAGGTGCAGAGCCTGTTGGCGCTGGTGGACGCCGGCCTCGGCGTCGCGCTCGTGCCTCGGTCGTCCTCGCGGCTGCGCCTGCCGAATCTGGCGTTCACCGAGATCGCGGGGCTCGCGCCCGACCTGGTGGAGGCGCACTGCGTCTGGCGGACCGATCACGACGATCCGGCGTTGGACGCGCTGCTGCGGCTGACGGCTCCCTGA
- a CDS encoding TIGR03618 family F420-dependent PPOX class oxidoreductase, with translation MTNLVLPESTHRLFDRALNVVFITVDPDGSPQASLMWVSRDGDELVFGVESSRRKVRNLRRDPRVTLVIEDEEDSPVGLRQHLVVRGTVRFEGPGIAQEFAALMDRQARRYYGTDYPHANRDSDTTLIGRITPTRIGGIGPWAG, from the coding sequence ATGACGAACCTCGTGCTTCCGGAAAGCACTCACCGCCTGTTCGACCGAGCCCTCAACGTCGTCTTCATCACCGTCGACCCCGACGGGTCGCCGCAGGCCAGCCTGATGTGGGTGTCACGCGACGGCGACGAACTCGTGTTCGGCGTCGAGAGCAGCAGGCGCAAGGTGCGCAACCTGCGTCGTGATCCGCGGGTCACGCTGGTGATCGAGGACGAGGAGGACTCGCCGGTCGGTCTGCGACAGCATCTGGTGGTCCGCGGCACGGTGCGGTTCGAGGGGCCAGGCATCGCTCAGGAGTTCGCCGCCCTGATGGACCGGCAGGCTCGGCGGTACTACGGCACCGACTATCCCCACGCCAACAGAGACTCCGACACCACGCTGATCGGGCGGATCACCCCGACCCGCATCGGCGGCATCGGCCCGTGGGCGGGCTGA
- a CDS encoding IclR family transcriptional regulator: MAAPADLPDEARQAEGTPEPGERPGGVRDVKSAARTLELLELLAARQNRPARLRELSEALGMPRSSCYALLRTLAKYGWVRTDTSGTMYGIGIRALIAGTSYLDTDPYLRIAKPVLDHLGEQLDETFHFGRLDGTDVVYLATRESGQYLRPYSRVGRRLPAYSTSLGKALLAERPDEELAAHLPPTLAALTPHTLTDRTDLVDDLARTRERGYAVDQQENSVGLHCVALPMRYASPPLDAISCSVPLARLTPAREADIVAAMRRAREEMERSATSVALGIAGGI, encoded by the coding sequence ATGGCTGCACCGGCCGACCTTCCCGATGAGGCACGGCAGGCCGAGGGCACGCCCGAGCCCGGCGAACGACCCGGTGGGGTGCGCGACGTGAAGTCGGCCGCCCGCACCCTCGAACTGCTCGAACTGCTGGCGGCGCGGCAGAACCGACCGGCGCGGCTTCGCGAGTTGAGCGAGGCGCTGGGCATGCCCCGGAGCAGCTGTTACGCCCTGCTGCGCACGCTGGCGAAGTACGGCTGGGTGCGCACCGACACGTCCGGGACGATGTACGGCATCGGCATCCGCGCGTTGATCGCCGGGACGAGCTATCTGGACACCGATCCGTATCTTCGGATCGCCAAGCCGGTACTCGACCACCTGGGCGAGCAGCTCGACGAGACTTTCCACTTCGGCAGACTCGACGGCACCGACGTCGTGTACCTCGCCACCCGCGAGTCCGGCCAGTATCTGCGCCCGTACAGCCGGGTGGGTCGCAGACTGCCCGCCTATTCGACGTCGCTGGGCAAGGCACTGCTGGCCGAGCGCCCCGACGAGGAGCTGGCCGCACACCTGCCGCCGACGCTGGCCGCACTGACCCCGCACACCCTGACCGACCGGACGGACCTGGTCGACGACCTCGCCCGCACCCGGGAACGCGGATATGCCGTCGACCAGCAGGAGAACAGCGTCGGCCTGCACTGCGTCGCCCTGCCGATGCGCTACGCGAGCCCGCCGCTGGACGCCATCAGCTGCTCCGTCCCGCTGGCTCGACTCACTCCCGCGCGCGAGGCCGACATCGTGGCGGCGATGCGACGGGCCCGCGAGGAGATGGAACGCTCGGCGACGTCGGTGGCCCTGGGCATCGCGGGCGGCATCTGA
- a CDS encoding winged helix-turn-helix transcriptional regulator: MGDFDTSGDVFLADCPARLAVEIIADKWAVVVLYALSRGPRRHGVLIDLIGGISKKVLTETVRRLARHGLVERRAFREVPPRVEYALTDLGQTLIEPIRVLTQWSEDNGAAILAAQERSDARSDPAAAGA, from the coding sequence GTGGGCGACTTCGACACCTCCGGCGACGTCTTCCTCGCCGACTGCCCGGCGCGGCTGGCCGTGGAGATCATCGCCGACAAGTGGGCGGTGGTCGTGCTCTACGCACTGAGCCGGGGCCCCCGGCGGCACGGCGTGCTGATCGACCTGATCGGCGGGATCTCCAAGAAGGTGCTCACCGAGACGGTGCGCAGGCTCGCCCGGCACGGCCTCGTTGAACGACGGGCGTTTCGCGAGGTGCCGCCGAGGGTCGAGTACGCGCTGACCGATCTCGGTCAGACGTTGATCGAGCCGATTCGGGTGTTGACCCAGTGGTCGGAGGACAACGGCGCGGCGATCCTGGCCGCGCAGGAGAGGTCTGACGCCCGCTCGGATCCCGCCGCCGCGGGGGCTTGA